In Ursus arctos isolate Adak ecotype North America unplaced genomic scaffold, UrsArc2.0 scaffold_10, whole genome shotgun sequence, the DNA window GCCGCACTTTCTTGTGCAACGTGATTCACGTTACTCGGTTGTTCCCACTTCTGCCACCCCCATGTCTATTTCCAAATGTCGCCTCCCATCCCTCCTGCAAGGACATTGGTCCCCGAGGTAGGCCGGCAACTTTGCATTCTGCGTGGTGGGGGTGTCAGGCAGCGGCGGGTCCTCCTCGTGGAGATGGCGTCCTCCCCAcgacccccgccccagctcagCGCATGGGCACGTGGGCTCAGAGGCTGGGGCTCCGGAGGCAGCCCTGACCCTGCCGGCAGCGCTGGGCCCGTCGGGAAGGGTTTGCTTTCTGGcagccccctgccctcagggctcCACTTTCGGAGCAGGTCCCCTGCTCTGCTCCCAGGCGTCTAGACTTCAGGCTGATGGATTAATGCATGTCCCCAGGCTCTTGGGTTAAGAGGTTTGGCATTTAGATTTTGAACCCTGTTCCCAGTGTTTTTGTATCTGGAAGCCAGATGGGAGGTTTGGCAGACGCTCTGTCCCTCTGACAGCTGGGGGCAACCCACCCAGCAAGTCCCCTGACGAGATCGGAAGGGTCCACTCACAGGGTCCAACTGCACAACGGCCTCAGCCCGGTTCTCTGGGTCTGACCCCTCCATGGGGCGGGGGTTCCCCAGGTCGGGGGTGGGACAGCAGTGGGTGCCATCACTGCCTGTTGGGCACAGGACGGTGGGAGCTGTTCGTGAAGTAGACCCAGTAAGCCTGACAGCCCAGCCCCACTTCTAAGCTGCCCGCCGGCCTTCCAGAGGCAGTGGCACTTGTCCTCAGCCGCAGGCCCACGGGCAGCTGGAGCAGACAGCAAAGGAGGCTCGGCCAGGTGTCCGCAGAAGGAGCTGGAAACACCGTTTCCGAGGAGGCCACTGGGGACACAGGGCCTTCTCAGGGCCACAGCCCAAGGGGACACGGACACGAGGGAGACCCCCAGCCCACCTGTCAGCCCTTGGTCCTGCGTTCATCCTGCCCCCATTGTAATCGCTTGTTTTCAAGtacattaaaacacacagaaagcCACAAAATGACCCCAAAAGCTCCCTTCACCAGCTGCACCAGCTGTTCACATTGGGCTGACTGCTGCGTGCGAACACTGGGCCACACCGCCCGCTGTCTCTCTCAGCGATGCAGACAAACGTGCCCAGCAGCAGCCGTGCCCCGGGAACGAGGGAGGGGTGCCCGAGAACCCTCCGGCTGCCTGCATCTACCCCACGGACTCCATCAGCCAGGGCTGGACTGAcgcccctctctccctgcagcccgCCAGCTGGGGGGCTTGGGTGCAGGGCTGGGGATACCCCAGCCCAGACGGCTGCCTACCATTTCCAGCCGGATTTATTTCTAGGAAAACACAGGGGCTCGGGTTCCCTGACCCTGACTCCTGCACAGTTTCAGCTCCACTACCCCTCACAGCTCCAGGCAGCAGGACTGGCCTGCTCAGAGAGCTGGCCACAGGGAGCGTCTGCAAGGGCTTGGGAGGGCACAGGCAGTGTGAGGCAAGTTGGCGAGTGTGCTGGGCCAGAGGACAGCAGGGGGCCGTCATGAGGGCGCAGCTCTCTGTGTGGAAGACAAGTGTGGGAGCAGCACTGTGGGGGTGATCCTGGCtggtttctttcccctttctttccaagGATGCActtggcggggttgggggggtctCTGCTGCCATGGGACTCAGCGGTCTGCCCAACAGGGCCTAGGAGACCCCATATCTCAGAGGAGGACACGGGGGCCAAGGGATGTCCCCTTGTTGCCCGAGGACACACTGATGAGGGCGGACCCGTGCCTGCTGATAAAGCAGATGGTGAAGGCCAGGCGCTGCCTGCCAGGAAGGCCCCACTGAGACCCCCGAGGGACCCGGTGCTACTGGCCTTTTGGGCCAGGCTGAGGTGGAGGGTCTCAGCCAGGGAGTTGTCCTGCACCCTGACCCTCTAGTGCCCCTGTATTTGCAGGTGACCTCTCAGTAGCCAGAGGTGCCAACGGAACCGCCAGGAAAGCTTATCGCGGCCATGCTACTCACAGTGGCCCCAGATAAAGGTGTTCCGGTCCTGTCCCACCagccagcaggggcagcagcccaACATGAAGACGTCAACCCCAGACCACCTCTGGGAAGCGCTGACCAGACGGAAACACACTTGGCTTTGAGGAGCAAATGGCCGATGCTCCCCACAACTGTCCTCACCTGCAGTGCGCAGGCCAGGTGTGTGGGGCTCAGAGAAGAATGTGCTGGGCCTGCCTGCAAGTCTGGGCTCAGGCAGCCATGGGAGGCCCCGATTGGGGACCTCACCTCCACAGCTGCGCTCACACCGTCCTGCAGGAGAATTCACGCCCCCAGCCGTTCTGATTCATGGACTGCAGGGCTGCAGAGGGCCGTGCTGGTACCCCACAGGGGACACTGAGGGGCCTCCCCAGGACCAGTGGGGGCAACATAGCCAGGCCACTGGGAAGGCTCTGCCGAGAAGAACATCTGAACTGGGGTGTGAAGGATGCATAGGAGCTCGTCGGGAGTGTGGCTGTTCCAGGCGGAAAGGCTCAGTGCAGGGCTGggacagagcagagcagggagctgagcTGAGGCACACAGGTCTGCATCCCTCACCCCTGACAGTGATGGGCAGCGTGAGCCAGACCTCAGACTGGTCCCCTCCACAGGTGTCTCCTGAGGGTCTGCTCCTGCCAGGCCTCGATGCAAGCCCCAGGAAAGTGCAGAACAGTGGTTTTCCTGCCCACGTGGAGCCAAACATATGCATGTTTGCAACTGCACTTGAATCTCAGACAATGATTGTTACAGCAATAACGACCCCAGGTGGTGCGTTGGGGGCGCTGAGGGTTGTGTGCGCAGGGAGTGACCTCAGGAGGATCCACGTGAAAGCCCGAGGATAGGCAGTggaaagcagagggaacagcttgTGCAAAGGTCCAGGGGTAGGAATGAGCTGGGGACCAATTGATGGCCAGTGCTGCTGGAGCAGAGTACAAGGTGGGGTCAGAGGGCCAGATGGGCAAGTTCATGGCCTGAGCACTGGGTAGCGTGTCCCTGAAGGGAGGGCAGGATCCCAGCTCAGCCACGTGGTGAGCACGCATGGCACAATAGTCTTGCAAACAGAGCTCAGCATTTCTCTGGGGGCAGGGGATCCCTAGGGTGGAGGGAGCAGGACAGCAGAGACAGCACAGGGGCAGGTGGAGTCGAGGAGGGGTATCGTGTTCATGGTGACTGCTACGCACAAGTTACCTATTGGAGGAGGCCACATGGTCACCCCTCTGCACTCCCTGCTCCAGGCGTCGTTCTGAATCTTCGCACCTCGTGACGTGACCAGCGTGTCAGCCCCGCCGTGGGCTGGTAGGTAAACACAATTGGGATGAGTCCCCACCTTGCTTCATGCCACAGAGGGGCGCTCGGCATCGAAGCCATGGCTTGGAGATCGTGGCGGGAAGCGTCCGGTGCCGACAGCAGAGAAACAGGGCTCAGTCCATACCAAGCTGCCCTCACTCTGCACCCCTGCCAGAGCTGCTTCCCATTCAGACTCGGGGATCCTGGCGCCTGTAGGCAAAGGAAGCTGCAAGGGCGCACGAGGCCACGTGGCTGGTCCTCAGGGGCCGTGTTCAGACGTCAGAATGACTCCAGAGCTATTTCAGCCCTCGAGTGACTCAACCTGCAGTCATGAAGGTGAATGGAAGGGCCAAGGGAGCAACGGCCCCCAGCAGGGTGGCTAGAGTTGTGGCTGGCGGTGTGGTCGGCTCCTCCAGGAGGCCCCCATCGGCACCCGCACCAGGCCCTGCCTGCACGCCGAGGTCCTGGGCCCAGAGGCCCCCGTGTAGGATGCAGGCGGCGGGCTCTGCTGCAGCCACCATCCCCATGAAGCTAGGACCCGCACACAACGACAGGTGCCTGGGGCGACTGCGCAGTGACAGTGTTGGCCCGGCGCTCAGTCCCAGCCGTGAGCTCAGCCAGCACCGACAGGCCCTGTGTGAGTCAGGTATGGAGCTAGGGTCTGGACTCCTCAGAGATGGGCGTCTGGTCGTCTGCCCGGGAGTCAGTCTGGCTGGGATGAGCACTGAGGCCCAGGGCTCCAGGTGGGGTGAGGCTTCCATGGGCATCTTCCAGAGCACGGGTCCCAGAAGGAGGGACACGAGCATGGACGGGCAAGCAGGAATGCAGCACGAGGAGGTGGTGCCAAGAGCTCAGGGCTGTAGCCTTGTCCGCAGCAGGAGTTTGGACCCAGTTGTAGACACGGCGGAGGCCAGAGCACATGGGTGTGCAGTCGGAGAGGTGGCCATGAGGCGGAGGGAAACGTGGGACTGCAAAGCCCGGCCAGGCAGGCGGCAGCTGGGGCCGTGCAGGTGCTGGGAGGGAGTTCAGCCACATGTGACGTGCCTGTGAGACCCTGGTGTCGGGCCAGACGCACAGAGCTGGGCATCCCAGGTGAGCTCCCCACACTTGTGAGCCGCCCGGACAGTGTTCCAGTCCCGGTGCCGCGCTCAGACCCAGTATCTGCACAGCAACGTGTGAGAGAACGCAGTAAAGTAAGATAAGCCCGAGCAAGCCCAGGGCACTGGTGGGGCGCCCAGCAAAGTCAACGGCAGAGCCTCGGGATGAATCGCGCGAAGAGACATGGGGATGACTGCTGTCTTGTGCCTCTGGGAAACAAAGCCGTGCCGCCAGCCAGCTACCCATCAGAGCAGGAGGCCACGGATCCCAGCGCTCGGTCCAGAGACAGAGCCGTGGGGACAGTCAGGTCGCAGGAGTGCTGGCACTGACCAAGGTCTCCTCCCGGTCCCCGCAGGTCCTGGGCTGCGTCTCCTTGGGGCTGCCTTTGAAGCCGTGGAGATGAAGCTTGTGGGCTCTGGAGGAAGCTTGGACCATGGAGCCCCGAGTGGCCACTGACAACCTACCCTGGCAGGAAAAGTGAGGTCTCTGATGACCCTGCAGAGAGTAGTGGGAGAGAGGATGTCCCCACACGCCTTGGGGGCCAATGTGTGAGCAGTGTGGGCGCCCATGTGCCTGGCCAGCCCCTCGGCGGTCCTGCGCTGGACGGGTGCAGCTGTGGCCCAGGAATCAGCTGGTGCTCACTGCGTGCACATGTGGCCCGGTGGCCATGCTGGCTCACACTGCTCGGGCTTAGGAATGGATTCaggtttctgttttgctttagggTCCTAACTCACCAAATGCACAGCTGTCTGAGGTTGGGAAAGAGCCCGACCTATCCCTGGGATTCTCCGAGTGGGGTCCCTGGGCCAGCAGTGGCGGTGGCTCGGAAGCCTTGTCGGGAGGCAAGTGCTCAGGCCCCTGGTGGACGAGAGTCAGGCATGGGGGTAGTGCCCCCGCACTCCGGGTCATCACAGGTTGTCTGGTGTCTGAGGACAACTAatgctgcccctctccccgaACTGACCGCAGCTGGGTGGACTGGGGGCTCTCGGGGAGCCTGTGGGGGCAGGCGTCCACGGTCACGCCCCCCGAAACGAGTACTTCCCGGTGTGGTCAGGCTGCTGGGTGACAGACCACCTGCGGCTCTGGGCACGTCCTCACAGCTAATTAAGAAGACGCGTGTGGCGTCTACATGCAGAGCCCTCTTTTCTGGGAAATGCATAAAAGCATGAAAAGTATCATGTGTATTTCCTTTCAATCTGGTATCTAAGTCCACATTGGGCCATGCAGTTTGCCGCTTCACGTATGCCGTGAGCACTTTCCCAGCCAGGACAGCGCTCTCGCTTCCATGGGCGTGTGCCGTGTGTGAAACAGCCTGGTGCTGCACGTTTAGAATGCGGCCAACGCTCTAACGTCGTCCAAAGCAGCGTGAAGACTGTCGAGCAGGATGTGGTTCTGTCGTGCTCCGCGACCGTCTGCTTGGAAGGACTCACTAGAAGCCAGAACGGCCGGGCTGTGTCCTGTGCATCTTCACAGATGTGCCTCCGCCCACCAGGGAGGACCTCCTGTGCCAGGCTGTGCAGAAGCCACATCAGGCGCCCGAGACCCCGTCCCCAGGAGGTCTGTCAGTGGCTGGGTTGAGGTCAAGGGCCTGTGGCTGCCGTGCTGATAAGAGTCTCTCGGGGACAGAGGCTCAGGCCCCTCAGCCACGGGGAACCTCTGAGAGCATTCTGGGGTGCCCCCTGTACCTGGCGAGCCCCATCCACTCTGCTTGGCAGCGAAGACCACTTCCTCCAGGGGTTCACCACCCTCCGTTCCTGCCCCTGAGACCTTCCCCAAAGCTGAGGCCCTCCGTGTCTTCCCAGGCCTGTGGTTGTCCACGGGTCTTGAGTCAGGATATAACCGTGGTATTAACTTCATTTCTCATACCTCAAGTTAGATATGCATAGAACCCCACAGAAAGTGTTAATTTCCTATGCTTACTTTTCCCCAATTATACGAGCATCGTATATCCGCTGTAAAAACAGTCCAataccgcacacacacacatccacttTCCAAAGTGCTTCCACAGAGCTAGTAACCCTTGGAAGGACAGCAGTCTTGAGTGGGCAGCAAACGGCAGCCCAAGAGGCCATGCGTGTCCCTCGTCTCTGCATCTCCAGGCTCCCaggcctctgtccttcccccagaTTTTTGGGGTATTTGAAATGTGATTGCTCCACAGGAAATATTCTCTGAAGTCACCTTGGAAGACAACAAAGATAAAATCTGTGacgattgatttttttttcctgcagctcCAAGCGTGGCAGGACGTATGGCAGTAAGAAGTGCGTGGACGTCCAAGCCCTGAGAAAGAAGGTCAGCAGCGTGACGTGTGACCCGGCAGCCCGGGCCGTCCTCAGCAGCCTGCTGCTCTATGTCACGGATCTCCAGGACAGGCCCCCAGAGCCACCTCCCaccaggagggcagagggcagagagagcagggccCCACGCTCGCCTGACAGCCAGGACACCCACCGGCGGCCCACGTGCTTCCAGCTCCTGCAGGCCAAGTTCATGGGCTCGGGCCGCGAGCCCCGCCTCAAGAAGGCCcgggaggtggggaggctgaTTTCCAAGGACAAGCAGGGCCCCAGCAGGAGCTTGGTGACCGCCACCATCAACAAGCTCCTGGAGAAGACCCGGGAGGGAGCCGGCCGCCCCCCGCAGGACCCGGGGCCGCCCCACGGGCAGAAGCCCCGGCAGGGCCTCCCAACCGGGAAGGGCACCGTGAAAAACATCCTGAAGATATTCCTGGCCGCAGAGGAGAAGGAGGTCCGCGAGGAGCCCAAAGCTGCCAGGGGGCCCCTGCCGAAGTtggcccccaagaggggctccaTCCTGTCCAAGCTGCGGGAGAAGTTTGAGCAGAGCGGCTGTCTTTGTTCAGAGGCCAGTGTGCTGCCGCTCCGCACAGacgggaggaagaagaagaacacGCAGAGGAGGAAGACGCAGAGGCCCGAGACCCGCGTGCTCTGCATGGCCACCATGGCCAGCACCTGCATCCGGACACCGCTAGCCCGCTTCCTGGCCTGCACCGCGGAGCCCGTGCTGGCCTTCAACATCGCCACTGTTGTCTGTGCCCCCAGGAGCTGGCTGTCCCACTGCGCCAAAATCAGCCGCTCCCATCAGGGGCGCGTGCCCAGGGGAGGAACGGGCACATCCCCCACCGCAGGGGACATAGTGCCCAGGGGAAGTAAAACAGCAGGACAGGGACAGCCTGGTGGCGGGCCCACACAGCCACCAGCACCCTGGGCCATGGCTCCCGGGGACAGCCTGGAAACGGCGTTCCTGGGAGGGGGGCCCGAGCCCATCCCCGGGCCagccccctctcctgcctcccacagGGGTGCGGCCCTTCCTGGCGGTGAGCCCGTGGTGTCCCTACTCAAACCAGCCAGCCCAGGGCATACCAGGGCAACAGGAGGTGACAGGATAGGCCTGCCCCCCGCAGGGGACACTTCACAGCGCACCGGGGGCCCTGGGGAAGCCAGGGTGGGCCTGTGGCCTGGACTCCCGGGCGCAGGAGCAGGGATGGCCCCCGAGGTTGCCCTGATGGTTTGCAGTTCTGAGGATGAAACAGAAGGAGTGACTCTAGGCTCGGAAGGAGACCCCCTGTTTGCTGTCCAGGCGACTTTCCCGGAACAGAAGGTAGCGGGACATATCCCGCCCTTTCTGGCGCCCGCCGCCCAGGCTCTGCAACGCGCACAGTCAGCTGTGGAGTCTCCCCAGATAACTGTCACACGGCCAGTCATGTACCAAATGCCACCACCTCCTGCCACACTGCCAAAGGCCGTGGAGTCTCTCCAGGTGACTGTCACCCGGCCGGACATGTACCAATTGCCACCATCTCCTGCCTCGCTGCTGAAGGCCGTGGAGTCTCCCCAAGTGACTGTCACCCGGCCGGACACGTACCAATTGCCACCATCTCCTGCCATGTTGTCCAAGGCCGTGGAGTCTCCCCAGATGACTGTGACCCGGCCGGACACGTACCAATTGCCACCATCTCCTGCCACGTGGTCCAAGGCCATGGAGTCTCCCCAGATGACAGTCACCCGGCTGGACACATACCAATTGCCACCATCTCCTGCCACGTGGTCCAAGGCCATGGAGTCTCCCCAGATGACTGTCACCCAGCCAGACACGTATGAAATGCCACCATCTCCTGCCATGCTGTCCAAGGCCATGGAGTCTCCCCAGGTGACGGTCATCCGGCCGGACACGTACCAATTGCCACCATCTCCTGCCACGTTGTCCAAGGCCGTGGAGTCTCCCCAGATGACTGTCACCCGGCCGGACACGTACCAATTGCCACCATCTCCTGCCACGTGGTCCAAGGCCATGGAGTCTCCCCAGGTGACTGTCACCCGGCCGGACATGTACCAATTGCCACCATCTCCTGCCACGTGGTCCAAGGCCATGGAGTCTCCCCAGGTGACTGTCACCCGGCCGGACACGTACCAATTGCCACCATCTCCTGCCACGTGGTCCAAGGCCATGGAGTCTCCCCAGATGACTGTCACCCGGCCGGACACATACGAAATGCCACCATCTCCTGCCACACTGTCCAAGGCCACGGAGTCTCCCCAGATGACTGTCACCCGGCCGGACACGTACAAAATGCCACCACCTCCTGCCAC includes these proteins:
- the LOC125280861 gene encoding nascent polypeptide-associated complex subunit alpha, muscle-specific form-like translates to MWFCRAPRPSAWKDSLEARTAGLCPVHLHRCASAHQGGPPVPGCAEATSGARDPVPRSSKRGRTYGSKKCVDVQALRKKVSSVTCDPAARAVLSSLLLYVTDLQDRPPEPPPTRRAEGRESRAPRSPDSQDTHRRPTCFQLLQAKFMGSGREPRLKKAREVGRLISKDKQGPSRSLVTATINKLLEKTREGAGRPPQDPGPPHGQKPRQGLPTGKGTVKNILKIFLAAEEKEVREEPKAARGPLPKLAPKRGSILSKLREKFEQSGCLCSEASVLPLRTDGRKKKNTQRRKTQRPETRVLCMATMASTCIRTPLARFLACTAEPVLAFNIATVVCAPRSWLSHCAKISRSHQGRVPRGGTGTSPTAGDIVPRGSKTAGQGQPGGGPTQPPAPWAMAPGDSLETAFLGGGPEPIPGPAPSPASHRGAALPGGEPVVSLLKPASPGHTRATGGDRIGLPPAGDTSQRTGGPGEARVGLWPGLPGAGAGMAPEVALMVCSSEDETEGVTLGSEGDPLFAVQATFPEQKVAGHIPPFLAPAAQALQRAQSAVESPQITVTRPVMYQMPPPPATLPKAVESLQVTVTRPDMYQLPPSPASLLKAVESPQVTVTRPDTYQLPPSPAMLSKAVESPQMTVTRPDTYQLPPSPATWSKAMESPQMTVTRLDTYQLPPSPATWSKAMESPQMTVTQPDTYEMPPSPAMLSKAMESPQVTVIRPDTYQLPPSPATLSKAVESPQMTVTRPDTYQLPPSPATWSKAMESPQVTVTRPDMYQLPPSPATWSKAMESPQVTVTRPDTYQLPPSPATWSKAMESPQMTVTRPDTYEMPPSPATLSKATESPQMTVTRPDTYKMPPPPATLPKASSRGDKASSLQSSGGGGGGGLEIAQVPFPTGTDGESTRAAGMAEGALKVLSVPPARGVTSMGQDLPAAVPQKRPTRGKANTYSFGDSKELQRPEGPAGEDVAELACEKHHLPASGDRLVRGGGAPWHHPTASEARRGDSPSAPGHQRELPADMGHPAGVSAPLEVTPRDRTQSDSPTSTDEKVLCERELRGPSLRDPAQPILRAAGSTSPGLSGNRPTSFSKCPKLTPEAPRWVAATGATESHATPVAGHVPSPINSMARKGNPVCEEESGPPPAHHSLAAVALTRATSPLRGSAPAGPQRHLLRAAESGACGGSGQRRPEAPRSPAAVSLEVAGAPLMLAEPRTTAVAKGEASAVAGGTGAAAVHGSPWGGEVIPVPGWAHPVPPGSAVVGPPPSPPENPQAKADKHVLPQNQVPPGAGAPRQPLSPGAAAEGQWGGGAPQKCPNPRAHPPPASLMRAGSREGVEVGVRHQPQAGLGALERAAGPMKLDGPPEKGVAPWGPKPLSCAAKESPTRPREVEVGHGAEVGATEVGTNHQHTEKGPEHARGQRAWRAETPPRGHGAQAGENQAPSPPGKPGRPAQAQDDRMVTRISAGPPSNSLEAVSTAGAKGRSRRPAPRGSQAEPGVPHKVGENQPTVDRSQRSSGPEPVPGSTVPAPKLGGCQTPCAPAQEEPPNTLEAGGSTLERERRRRLAHFAKYRAQSFGDQRSFDLSFRPTVIRANDTFELPK